The Oncorhynchus nerka isolate Pitt River linkage group LG24, Oner_Uvic_2.0, whole genome shotgun sequence genome has a window encoding:
- the LOC115108642 gene encoding syntaxin-binding protein 3, with protein sequence MATVSEHGLKRVVWQRIKETIIEDCKKSEIWKILILDHFTTKLLSSCCKMSDLMQEGITIVEDLYKSREPVLEMKAIYFMTPTAKCVDAFIGDFKLKPKYKAAYVYFTDYCSDELFNKMKLYCGKYIRVCKELNISFLPQESQVFTCDNPGAFRSIYSPHCSLDKVKTLETLAAQIVTLCATLDENPGVRYKKETVLENTTLDNAKQLAALVDYKLTKHYDMDDNSKKKGKTQAQLLIVERGFDPVTPILHELTYQAMAYDLVPIKNDTYKYKSKDGSEKEALLNEDDQLWGRLRHMHIAEVSEQIPKLVKEISANKKQPDGKITISGLSQLMKKMPHFRKQVAQKTVHLNLTEDCMNHFQKNVEKLCKAEQDLAVGSDVEGVKVKDPMRTLLPVLLHPHGTYDKIRAVLLYIFSLNGTTEENLNKLIQHVKIEEDREFILNWRELGVPIISLPSFFPMRRSSRRDRTQEETYSLSRWTPVIKDVMEDAVENKLETKEWPHQSECPAAWNGSGAVSARQKHKASTQDERRSGSRLIIFVIGGISYSEMRSAYQVTQSVKSCEVIIGSSHIVTPMELLDDIQALSKPTTTKETFTIVKE encoded by the exons ATGGCAACTGTTTCAGAGCACGGGCTAAAAAGAGTAGTTTGGCAAA GAATAAAGGAAACGATCATCGAGGATTGCAAGAAGTCAGAAATATGGAAG ATATTGATATTGGACCACTTCACCACCAAGCTCCTGTCGTCATGTTGCAAAATGTCCGACTTGATGCAGGAGGGAATTACCA TTGTGGAGGACCTCTACAAAAGCAGAGAGCCTGTACTAGAAATGAAGGCTATCTACTTCATGACCCCGACAGCAAAG TGTGTGGATGCCTTCATTGGTGACTTCAAGTTGAAACCCAAGTACAAAGCAGCATACGTTTATTTCACTGACT ATTGTTCGGATGAGTTGTTCAACAAAATGAAACTGTACTGTGGAAAGTATATACGTGTCTGTAAGGAATTAAACATTTCCTTCTTGCCCCAGGAGTCACAG GTGTTCACTTGTGATAACCCTGGGGCCTTCCGCAGTATCTACAGCCCTCACTGTAGTCTGGACAAAGTGAAGACATTGGAGACTTTGGCAGCCCAGATCGTCACTCTCTGTGCCACGCTGGACGAGAACCCAGGGGTCAGATACAAGAA GGAGACCGTGTTGGAGAACACCACTCTGGATAACGCCAAACAGCTAGCAGCACTGGTGGATTACAAACTGACTAAGCACTACGATATGGATGACAATAGCAAGAAAAAG GGAAAGACCCAAGCCCAGCTGTTAATCGTAGAGAGGGGCTTTGACCCTGTGACCCCCATCCTACATGAGCTGACCTATCAGGCCATGGCCTACGACCTTGTCCCAATCAAGAACGACACCTACAA ATACAAGTCTAAAGATGGTTCTGAGAAGGAGGCCCTGCTGAATGAGGATGACCAGCTGTGGGGCAGactcagacacatgcacattgcTGAGGTGTCAGA ACAAATACCTAAACTGGTGAAAGAAATTTCTGCCAACAAAAAACAGCCAGATGGAAAG ATCACAATAAGCGGTTTATCCCAGCTTATGAAGAAGATGCCCCACTTCCGCAAGCAGGTTGCTCAG AAAACGGTCCATCTGAATTTGACTGAAGACTGTATGAACCACTTCCAGAAGAACGTGGAGAAACTCTGCAAAGCTGAGCAG GACCTGGCAGTAGGGTCTGATGTGGAGGGTGTGAAGGTGAAGGACCCCATGAGGACACTGCTCCCTGTCCTGCTGCACCCCCATGGTACCTATGACAAGATCAGAGCTGTTCTCCTCTACATCTTCAGTCTCAATG GAACAACAGAGGAAAACCTGAACAAGCTCATCCAGCACGTTAAGATCGAGGAGGATCGAGAGTTCATTCTCAACTGGCGAGAACTGGGAGTCCCCATCATATCTTTG ccGAGCTTCTTCCCAATGCGTAGGTCATCTCGAAGGGACCGCACTCAGGAGGAGACATACAGCCTGTCCCGATGGACACCTGTCATCAAAGACGTGATGGAG GATGCTGTGGAGAACAAGCTGGAGACCAAGGAATGGCCACACCAGTCAGAGTGCCCAGCAGCCTGGAATGGCTCTGGGGCTGTCAG tgcCCGTCAGAAACACAAGGCCAGTACACAGGATGAGCGGAGGAGTGGCTCCAGGCTCATCATCTTTGTCATCGGCGGGATTAGCTACTCAGAGATGCGCAGTGCCTACCAGGTCACACAGTCCGTCAAGTCCTGTGAGGTCATCATAG gATCGTCCCACATTGTGACCCCCATGGAGCTCCTAGACGATATTCAGGCCCTGAGTAAACCAACCACCACCAAGGAGACCTTTACAATAGTGAAGGAGTGA